A window of Christiangramia forsetii KT0803 contains these coding sequences:
- the fsa gene encoding fructose-6-phosphate aldolase — MKFFIDTANLDQIQEAQDLGVLDGVTTNPSLMAKEGITGKENILDHYKKICEIVEGDVSAEVVATDFDQIVKEGEELASLHKQIVVKVPMIKDGIKAIKYFSDNNIRTNCTLVFSAGQALLAAKAGASYVSPFLGRLDDISTDGLQLIADIRLIYDNYNFSTEILAASIRHTMHVVNCAKLGANVMTGPLSSIDGLLKHPLTDSGLEKFLEDAKSFNL, encoded by the coding sequence ATGAAATTTTTTATAGACACAGCAAATCTTGATCAGATTCAGGAAGCCCAGGACCTTGGAGTTCTAGATGGAGTAACAACAAACCCATCTTTAATGGCTAAAGAAGGTATTACCGGAAAGGAAAACATTCTGGATCATTATAAAAAGATTTGCGAGATTGTAGAAGGAGATGTTTCTGCTGAAGTGGTAGCCACAGATTTTGATCAGATCGTTAAAGAAGGAGAGGAGCTCGCCAGCTTACATAAACAGATCGTAGTGAAAGTTCCTATGATCAAAGATGGTATTAAAGCCATTAAATATTTTTCAGATAATAATATTCGTACGAACTGTACTTTGGTTTTTTCTGCGGGACAGGCATTATTAGCTGCGAAAGCAGGGGCTTCTTATGTTTCTCCATTCCTGGGAAGATTAGACGATATTTCTACAGATGGGCTTCAGCTTATTGCTGATATCAGATTGATCTATGATAATTATAATTTCTCAACAGAGATCCTGGCAGCCTCTATCAGGCATACCATGCACGTAGTGAATTGTGCTAAACTGGGGGCAAATGTGATGACGGGGCCGTTATCTTCAATTGATGGCCTTTTAAAACATCCTCTAACCGATAGCGGACTGGAGAAATTCCTTGAGGATGCGAAATCGTTCAATCTATAA
- a CDS encoding glycoside hydrolase family 43 protein: MKAKRLIKLVLVVFSLLAVANSSQLNAQEDASKVKDATKSNEPIVLQRADPFIYKHTDGYYYFTGSVPTYDAIEIRRAKTIEGLQNAEPVKVWEKHESGPMSRHIWAPEIHYLDGKWYVYFAASEEDDIWKLRPYVLELKGKDPLKDEWVELGMMQAADNDPRSFTDFSLDGTVFEHNGERYFCWAEKTGGQFASSNLYLAEMESPIKLKTVQFMLTTPDYDWERTVFWVNEGPAVIKNQGKIYITFSASATGASYSMGMMEADEDADLLDRNSWTKSRYPVLKTNEEKNIYGPGHNSFTVDENGDPLMIYHARDYEKAVGDPKMIPATDKRPLEEIKADPLYDPNRHARMMEVKFDDNGRPVFELY; encoded by the coding sequence ATGAAAGCAAAAAGATTAATAAAACTGGTACTTGTGGTTTTTTCTTTACTGGCAGTGGCTAATTCTTCGCAACTAAATGCGCAAGAGGATGCGTCTAAGGTTAAAGATGCCACAAAGTCAAATGAACCCATTGTGCTACAACGCGCAGATCCTTTTATCTACAAGCATACAGACGGTTACTATTATTTTACTGGTTCTGTTCCAACATACGATGCTATTGAAATAAGACGGGCAAAGACCATTGAGGGGTTGCAAAATGCAGAGCCCGTTAAAGTTTGGGAAAAGCACGAAAGCGGACCGATGAGTCGTCACATCTGGGCACCTGAAATTCATTATTTAGACGGAAAGTGGTATGTATATTTTGCCGCTAGTGAAGAGGACGATATATGGAAGTTGAGACCTTATGTGTTGGAGCTTAAAGGTAAAGATCCATTAAAGGATGAGTGGGTGGAGCTTGGAATGATGCAGGCAGCAGACAATGATCCCAGAAGCTTTACCGATTTTTCTTTAGACGGAACTGTCTTTGAGCATAATGGCGAACGCTATTTCTGTTGGGCGGAAAAAACTGGGGGACAATTCGCGTCTTCTAATCTGTATTTAGCTGAAATGGAGTCGCCTATAAAGCTAAAAACAGTTCAGTTTATGCTAACCACGCCAGATTACGATTGGGAACGTACTGTTTTTTGGGTAAATGAAGGACCGGCGGTGATTAAAAACCAGGGCAAAATTTATATAACGTTTTCAGCAAGTGCCACCGGTGCTTCTTATAGTATGGGTATGATGGAAGCCGACGAAGATGCTGATTTATTGGATAGAAATTCCTGGACAAAGTCAAGATATCCAGTCTTAAAAACTAATGAAGAAAAAAATATTTATGGTCCGGGACATAATTCCTTTACCGTCGATGAAAATGGTGATCCATTAATGATTTATCACGCGAGAGATTACGAAAAGGCAGTTGGAGATCCAAAAATGATACCTGCTACAGATAAAAGACCGTTAGAAGAAATTAAGGCAGATCCTTTATACGATCCTAATCGTCATGCAAGAATGATGGAAGTAAAATTTGATGATAATGGAAGACCGGTTTTTGAACTTTATTAA
- a CDS encoding glycoside hydrolase family 43 protein, giving the protein MKKTLLYGIIALLGYNGFGQGEKFNNPIITDKFTADPAALVHNDSVYLYTGHDEAPNDLHFYKMNDWLVYSSADMVNWKEHPVPLKVSDFKWAIADAWAAQVIERDGKFYWYVSVEHNEEHPGKAIGVAVADSPVGPFKDALGEALITNDMTTEYTDIRWDDIDPTVWIEENGQAYLYWGNTALYWAKLKDNMIELDGPINTMDLPNFTEAPWLHKKGDWYYLTYAYGFPEKTAYAMSKSIGGPWEYKGILNEIAGNSNTNHQAIIDFKGTPYFIYHTGGISPNGGSFRRSVSIDRLYYNPDGTLKKVQMTSKGITKLED; this is encoded by the coding sequence ATGAAAAAGACACTCCTATATGGCATAATTGCGCTTCTTGGTTACAATGGTTTTGGCCAGGGCGAGAAGTTTAATAACCCGATAATCACCGATAAATTTACTGCAGATCCTGCAGCACTTGTTCACAATGACTCTGTTTATTTATATACCGGGCATGATGAGGCGCCTAATGATCTTCATTTTTATAAAATGAACGACTGGCTGGTATATTCTTCTGCAGATATGGTGAACTGGAAAGAACATCCGGTGCCTTTGAAAGTTTCAGATTTTAAGTGGGCGATCGCAGATGCCTGGGCAGCTCAGGTAATCGAGAGAGACGGGAAATTTTACTGGTATGTTTCCGTGGAACACAATGAGGAACATCCGGGAAAAGCAATAGGGGTTGCAGTAGCTGATAGTCCTGTTGGCCCGTTTAAGGATGCACTGGGAGAAGCACTTATCACCAATGATATGACCACGGAATATACCGATATTCGTTGGGACGATATTGATCCTACGGTTTGGATCGAGGAGAATGGCCAGGCTTATCTTTATTGGGGGAATACAGCTCTTTACTGGGCCAAATTGAAGGATAACATGATCGAGCTGGACGGACCTATAAATACGATGGATTTACCCAATTTCACAGAAGCTCCATGGCTACACAAAAAAGGGGATTGGTATTATCTAACCTATGCTTATGGATTTCCCGAAAAAACTGCTTACGCCATGAGCAAATCTATTGGAGGGCCCTGGGAATATAAAGGTATTCTGAATGAAATAGCAGGAAATTCGAATACAAATCACCAGGCAATAATAGACTTTAAAGGCACTCCATATTTCATTTATCATACCGGTGGTATTTCGCCTAATGGGGGGAGCTTTAGAAGGTCTGTGAGTATAGACAGGCTATATTATAATCCTGATGGTACTTTGAAAAAAGTACAAATGACTTCAAAAGGAATTACAAAACTAGAGGACTGA
- a CDS encoding L-ribulose-5-phosphate 4-epimerase — translation MSSQYKDLKKECYDANMQLNALGLVIYTFGNVSAVDREKEVFAIKPSGVPYKDLKPEDIVILDFDNNVIEGEMRPSSDTKTHAYLYKNWKNIGGIAHTHATYSVAWAQSQKDIPIFGTTHADHLTEDIPCAAPMRDDLIEGNYEHNTGIQILDCFEKKGISYEEVPMVLIGNHGPFTWGKDAAKAVYHSKVLEAVAEMAYLTLQINPEAPRLKDSLIKKHYERKHGKDAYYGQN, via the coding sequence ATGAGTTCGCAGTATAAAGATTTGAAAAAGGAATGTTACGACGCCAATATGCAACTTAATGCATTAGGTTTGGTGATCTATACCTTCGGAAATGTAAGCGCGGTAGATCGTGAAAAAGAGGTTTTTGCTATCAAACCAAGCGGAGTTCCATACAAAGACTTAAAACCTGAAGATATTGTAATTCTCGATTTTGATAATAATGTGATTGAAGGTGAGATGAGACCTTCTTCAGATACTAAAACCCATGCTTATCTCTATAAGAATTGGAAAAATATTGGTGGGATAGCGCATACGCATGCCACTTATTCTGTAGCCTGGGCACAAAGCCAGAAAGACATTCCAATTTTCGGGACTACACATGCAGATCATCTTACCGAGGATATCCCCTGTGCGGCTCCGATGAGGGACGATTTAATCGAAGGAAATTACGAGCATAATACTGGAATTCAAATATTGGATTGCTTTGAGAAAAAGGGAATTTCATACGAAGAAGTACCAATGGTATTGATCGGGAACCACGGTCCCTTTACCTGGGGTAAAGATGCTGCCAAAGCAGTATACCATAGCAAAGTGCTGGAAGCGGTGGCCGAAATGGCTTATCTCACCCTTCAGATAAATCCTGAAGCTCCAAGATTAAAAGATTCATTAATAAAGAAACATTATGAGCGTAAGCATGGCAAAGATGCCTATTACGGTCAGAATTAA
- a CDS encoding aldose epimerase family protein translates to MKKLYKPLRFFCLAFALILIQCKDANKGSDSENLSASEQQEVDKDETKMNIEQSNFGETADGKSVEHYTISNASGLEMSVISYGGIITSLKVPNKNGDYENVVLGFDNIKDYEDGSPYFGAIIGRYGNRIAGGKFTLDGKEYNLDTNDGPNSLHGGEKGFDKVVWDVASSTEGNTATLELSYTSKDGEGGFPGNLKTTVTYTLNSDNELDIKYEATTDKKTIVNLTQHSYFNLSGDFSKKILDHVVEINADEFLPVDKTLIPTGELKPVKGTPFDFSEPTTIAKGLELEGSNEQLDRGPGFDHCWVLNGQDSGKRFAASAYEPDSGRFMEVYTNEPALQFYIGNFLDGSLPASGGGTYEKRTGFCMETQHYPDSPNQENFSSTVLEPEEKYTSETSYKFSVK, encoded by the coding sequence ATGAAAAAACTCTATAAACCGCTTCGATTTTTTTGTCTGGCTTTTGCACTGATCTTAATTCAATGTAAGGATGCCAATAAAGGAAGTGATTCTGAAAACCTTTCCGCATCTGAACAGCAGGAAGTAGATAAAGATGAAACAAAAATGAATATCGAGCAAAGCAATTTTGGTGAAACTGCTGATGGTAAATCGGTAGAACACTATACGATCTCAAACGCTTCAGGACTTGAAATGAGTGTCATCAGCTATGGAGGGATCATAACTTCTCTAAAGGTTCCCAATAAAAATGGCGATTACGAAAATGTTGTGCTGGGGTTTGATAATATTAAGGATTATGAGGATGGTAGTCCATATTTTGGTGCGATCATAGGTCGTTATGGCAACCGAATAGCAGGCGGAAAATTCACCCTGGATGGTAAGGAATATAATCTTGATACCAATGACGGACCAAATAGTTTGCATGGAGGAGAGAAAGGATTTGATAAAGTGGTTTGGGATGTTGCATCCAGCACTGAAGGGAATACCGCAACCTTGGAGCTCAGCTATACAAGTAAGGATGGTGAAGGTGGATTTCCTGGTAATTTAAAAACGACGGTGACCTATACATTGAATTCAGATAACGAATTAGATATTAAATACGAAGCTACTACCGATAAAAAGACGATTGTAAACCTAACACAACATTCATATTTTAATCTTTCCGGGGATTTTAGTAAAAAGATACTGGATCATGTAGTAGAGATCAATGCAGATGAATTCCTGCCAGTAGATAAAACATTAATTCCTACCGGTGAATTAAAGCCTGTGAAAGGAACTCCTTTTGATTTTTCTGAACCAACTACCATTGCAAAAGGACTGGAGTTGGAAGGTTCTAATGAGCAACTGGACAGAGGACCGGGATTTGATCATTGCTGGGTTTTGAACGGGCAGGATAGCGGTAAACGTTTCGCAGCCTCTGCTTATGAGCCTGATAGCGGTAGATTTATGGAAGTTTATACCAATGAGCCGGCACTTCAGTTCTATATCGGGAATTTCCTGGATGGAAGTCTTCCTGCATCGGGCGGAGGGACCTATGAAAAACGTACTGGATTCTGTATGGAAACACAACATTATCCGGATTCACCAAATCAGGAAAATTTCTCTTCGACAGTACTAGAACCGGAAGAGAAATATACTTCAGAAACTTCTTATAAATTTTCAGTAAAATAA
- a CDS encoding ribulokinase: MSNYVIGLDYGSDSVRAVLVNIDSGKEEASSTHLYKRWKEDKYCEPSINQFRQHPLDHIEGLEKTIKSVLQKTGVEGNSVKAICIDTTGSSPVPVNKDGKALALTEGFEENPNAMMVLWKDHTSINEANEINHLARSWEGEDYTKYEGGIYSSEWFWAKILHIAREDEKVKNAAWSWMEHCDLMTYILIGGSDLESFKRSRCAAGHKAMWHESWGGLPSKDFLSQLDPYLAELKDRLYEKTYTSDEVAGNLSKEWAGKLGLSTECIISVGTFDAHAGAVGAKIDEHSLVRVMGTSTCDIMVARNEEIGKNTVKGICGQVDGSVIPGMIGLEAGQSAFGDVLAWFKDVLSWPLENLVYDSEILAEEQKKKLREEVEDNFIPKLTAQAEKLDLSESMPIALDWVNGRRTPDANQELKSAITNLSLGTKAPHIFNALVNSICFGSKMIVDRFESEGVKINNVIGIGGVARKSAFIMQTLANTLDMPIKVASSDEAPALGAAIYAAVAAGLYPNTIEASKKLGSPFEAEYHPQPEKVKELKKYMAEYRELADFVENKITQKNKQNEFAV, encoded by the coding sequence ATGAGTAATTATGTAATTGGTTTGGATTATGGGTCCGATTCGGTACGTGCCGTTCTGGTAAATATAGATTCTGGAAAAGAAGAAGCTTCTTCAACTCATTTATACAAAAGATGGAAAGAAGATAAATATTGTGAGCCTTCTATAAATCAGTTTAGACAGCATCCTCTGGATCATATTGAAGGTCTGGAGAAAACGATAAAATCTGTTCTTCAAAAAACAGGAGTAGAGGGCAATTCAGTCAAAGCGATCTGTATAGATACGACCGGTTCTTCTCCGGTACCGGTAAATAAAGATGGTAAAGCCCTTGCTTTGACCGAAGGCTTTGAAGAGAATCCAAACGCCATGATGGTGTTATGGAAAGATCATACCTCCATCAATGAAGCGAACGAGATCAACCATCTTGCCCGAAGCTGGGAAGGAGAGGATTACACGAAATATGAAGGAGGTATCTATTCTTCTGAATGGTTCTGGGCCAAGATCCTGCACATTGCCAGGGAGGACGAAAAAGTAAAGAATGCCGCCTGGTCATGGATGGAGCACTGTGATCTAATGACCTATATTCTAATTGGTGGCAGTGATCTTGAAAGTTTTAAGAGAAGCCGTTGTGCCGCCGGTCACAAAGCAATGTGGCACGAGAGCTGGGGTGGATTGCCTTCCAAAGATTTTTTATCGCAGCTGGATCCTTATCTCGCTGAGTTAAAAGATCGCTTATACGAAAAGACATATACCTCAGATGAGGTTGCCGGAAATTTAAGTAAAGAATGGGCCGGAAAATTAGGTCTTTCTACAGAATGTATAATCTCAGTTGGAACCTTTGATGCACATGCCGGAGCTGTTGGAGCAAAAATAGACGAACATTCTTTAGTTCGTGTAATGGGTACTTCTACCTGCGACATTATGGTTGCTCGAAATGAAGAAATCGGAAAAAATACCGTAAAAGGAATCTGCGGACAGGTTGATGGTTCTGTGATTCCGGGAATGATCGGTCTTGAAGCAGGTCAGTCTGCATTTGGCGACGTTCTGGCCTGGTTTAAAGATGTACTTAGCTGGCCACTTGAAAATCTTGTTTACGATTCAGAAATACTTGCAGAAGAGCAGAAGAAGAAATTGAGAGAAGAAGTAGAAGATAATTTCATTCCAAAATTAACTGCTCAGGCTGAAAAACTGGATCTTTCAGAAAGTATGCCTATTGCGCTCGATTGGGTCAACGGGCGTAGAACTCCAGATGCAAATCAGGAATTAAAAAGTGCTATTACAAACCTTTCACTGGGAACTAAAGCACCACATATTTTCAATGCCCTGGTGAATTCGATCTGTTTTGGCTCTAAAATGATCGTAGATCGTTTTGAGTCTGAAGGAGTGAAAATTAATAATGTGATCGGGATTGGCGGCGTAGCGAGAAAATCGGCCTTCATTATGCAAACACTGGCCAATACATTGGATATGCCTATCAAGGTAGCATCTTCAGATGAAGCTCCTGCCCTTGGTGCGGCGATCTATGCAGCAGTAGCCGCGGGATTGTATCCCAATACCATTGAAGCCAGTAAAAAACTGGGAAGTCCGTTCGAAGCTGAATATCACCCTCAACCGGAGAAAGTTAAAGAGCTTAAAAAGTACATGGCCGAGTACAGAGAACTAGCCGATTTTGTAGAGAATAAAATCACCCAAAAAAATAAGCAAAATGAGTTCGCAGTATAA
- the araA gene encoding L-arabinose isomerase: MTNFENKEVWFITGSQHLYGEETLRQVANNSKEIVEGLNGSDNVPVKLIHQDTVKSSDEITKVMLDANNSSSCIGVILWMHTFSPAKMWIKGLSIIKKPICHFHTQFNAEIPWSKIDMDFMNLNQSAHGDREFGFIMSRMRKKRKVIVGHWKTEVTQKKVGNWQRVALGWDELQHIKVARIGDNMRQVAVTEGDKVAAQIKFGVEVNAYDSSDVTQHIDKVSDDEVNSLLKKYEKDYDLTDALKDGGDQRQSLVDAAKIELGLRAFLEEGGFMAFTDTFENLGALKQLPGLAVQRLMADGYGFGAEGDWKTAALLRAMKVMAQGMEGGTSFMEDYTNHFTEGKDYVLGSHMLEICPSIADSKPTCEVHPLGIGGKEDPVRLVFNSPKGKALNASLVDMGTRFRLIVNEVEAVEPEADLPNLPVARVLWDPKPDMDTAVTAWILAGGAHHTVYTQALSTEFLEDFADIAGIELLVIDDNTSVRQFKDTLNANEAYYHLFQHGM, translated from the coding sequence ATGACAAATTTTGAAAATAAAGAGGTTTGGTTTATAACCGGAAGTCAGCATCTCTACGGAGAGGAAACTTTGAGACAGGTTGCCAATAATTCAAAAGAGATCGTAGAAGGGCTTAACGGTTCTGACAATGTTCCGGTTAAACTTATCCATCAAGACACGGTAAAATCATCAGATGAGATCACTAAGGTGATGCTGGATGCTAACAATAGTAGCTCCTGTATTGGAGTGATTTTATGGATGCATACTTTTTCCCCTGCGAAAATGTGGATCAAAGGGCTGAGTATCATTAAAAAACCTATTTGTCATTTTCATACACAATTTAACGCTGAGATCCCATGGAGTAAGATCGATATGGATTTTATGAATCTGAATCAGTCTGCGCACGGAGACAGGGAGTTTGGTTTTATAATGTCCAGAATGCGTAAAAAACGCAAGGTGATCGTTGGTCATTGGAAAACTGAAGTTACTCAGAAAAAAGTAGGTAACTGGCAACGTGTCGCTCTGGGTTGGGATGAACTACAGCATATAAAGGTTGCCCGTATTGGTGATAATATGCGCCAGGTTGCGGTAACCGAAGGTGATAAAGTAGCTGCCCAGATAAAATTCGGGGTTGAGGTAAATGCTTATGATTCTTCAGATGTCACCCAGCATATCGATAAAGTTTCAGATGATGAGGTAAACTCGCTTTTAAAAAAGTATGAAAAGGATTATGATCTTACCGATGCTTTAAAAGATGGTGGAGATCAAAGACAATCTTTGGTTGATGCGGCAAAGATAGAACTTGGCCTGCGAGCTTTTCTGGAAGAAGGTGGATTTATGGCATTTACAGACACTTTTGAAAATTTGGGCGCTCTTAAACAATTACCGGGTCTGGCTGTACAAAGATTAATGGCAGATGGTTATGGTTTTGGTGCTGAAGGTGACTGGAAAACCGCAGCTTTACTAAGAGCTATGAAGGTAATGGCACAGGGCATGGAAGGTGGAACTTCTTTCATGGAAGATTATACCAATCATTTTACAGAAGGAAAAGATTACGTATTAGGTTCACACATGCTGGAGATCTGCCCATCAATTGCAGATTCAAAACCAACCTGTGAAGTACATCCACTTGGAATTGGAGGAAAGGAAGATCCGGTGAGACTGGTTTTTAATTCTCCAAAAGGTAAAGCTTTAAATGCTTCTTTGGTAGATATGGGAACTCGTTTCAGGTTGATCGTTAATGAAGTGGAAGCGGTAGAACCGGAGGCAGATCTTCCAAATTTACCGGTTGCCCGTGTACTATGGGATCCAAAACCGGATATGGATACAGCGGTAACCGCATGGATCCTTGCCGGTGGAGCCCATCACACTGTATATACGCAAGCTTTATCAACAGAGTTCCTGGAAGATTTTGCAGATATAGCCGGTATTGAATTGCTGGTGATTGATGATAATACATCGGTTCGTCAGTTCAAGGATACCCTAAATGCCAATGAAGCTTATTACCATTTGTTCCAGCACGGAATGTAA
- a CDS encoding arabinan endo-1,5-alpha-L-arabinosidase, with the protein MTVIIMISAVNLYAQDTYNIRVHDPVVAKEGNTYYLFNTGKGIGVYTSKDLENWERAEAVFNEKPEWTDSVVPDFGNHIWAPDIIKKEDTWYLYYSVSAFAKNTSAIGVVTNKTLDPENDNYKWVDHGIVVQSVPDRDMWNAIDPNIIYDDNGTPWMSFGSFWNGLKMVKLAENLTEIAKPEEWRSIARRERSFELDNKDPGDAALEAPFIFKKDDWYYQFLSWDLCCRGEKSTYKVVVGRSKNATGPYVDKSGKPLNEGGGTLVLKGNENWYGAGHNSVYTFEGKDYMFFHAYDASDEGAPKLGIKEIEWVNGWPTVEPMK; encoded by the coding sequence TTGACAGTTATCATAATGATTAGTGCTGTAAACCTTTACGCTCAGGATACTTACAATATTCGGGTGCATGATCCGGTGGTCGCGAAAGAAGGAAATACCTATTACCTTTTTAATACCGGAAAAGGCATTGGAGTATATACTTCTAAAGATCTTGAAAATTGGGAACGCGCTGAGGCCGTTTTTAATGAAAAACCGGAATGGACAGATTCAGTAGTGCCAGATTTTGGTAATCATATCTGGGCACCGGATATTATCAAAAAAGAAGATACCTGGTATTTGTATTATTCAGTTTCTGCTTTTGCTAAAAATACTTCTGCCATTGGAGTGGTTACTAATAAAACCCTGGATCCTGAAAACGATAATTATAAGTGGGTAGATCATGGAATTGTTGTTCAGTCAGTGCCAGACAGGGATATGTGGAATGCTATTGATCCTAATATTATTTATGATGATAATGGAACGCCATGGATGTCTTTTGGATCGTTCTGGAATGGTTTGAAAATGGTAAAACTGGCGGAAAACCTTACTGAAATAGCTAAACCAGAAGAATGGAGAAGCATTGCCAGAAGGGAACGTTCATTTGAATTGGATAATAAAGATCCGGGAGATGCAGCTCTTGAAGCACCTTTTATATTCAAAAAAGACGACTGGTATTACCAGTTCCTATCCTGGGATCTTTGTTGCCGGGGAGAGAAAAGTACTTATAAAGTGGTGGTGGGAAGATCAAAGAATGCCACCGGGCCTTATGTAGATAAGTCAGGAAAACCTCTTAATGAAGGAGGAGGCACCCTGGTGCTTAAGGGCAATGAGAACTGGTATGGAGCAGGGCATAATAGCGTGTACACTTTTGAAGGGAAAGATTATATGTTTTTCCATGCGTACGATGCCAGCGATGAAGGTGCTCCAAAACTTGGAATTAAAGAAATAGAATGGGTAAATGGCTGGCCAACCGTAGAACCAATGAAATAA
- a CDS encoding sodium:solute symporter: protein MQTLDTFDWIAISIYFAILAGIAIWVIRKKNSNTEDYFLAGRNVGWFVVGASIFASNIGSEHVVGLAGAGAGDKLPMLIYEIQAWVVLILGWVFLPFYARAGVFTMPEFLEKRFDARSRWVLSIFSIAAYVLTKISVTIYAGGIVVSALLGIDFWTGALGTVILTGIYTVLGGMRAVVYTETLQAIILVIGAAALTFIGLDEVGGWASMTETVGPEYLDMWRPMSDPNFPWAPLLIASTITGIWYWCTDQYIVQRALTARNIKEGRRGTIFGALLKLLPVFLFLIPGIIALTLKMRGELHWDSPDEAFPVLMSNLLPSGLRGLVAAGLLAALMSSLASVFNSCSTLFTVDIYKKLRPNTPEKKLVQTGQIATVFIVLIGIAWIPIMANISGVLYEYLQSVQSYIAPPITAVFLLGIFSKRINAKGAFVTLVTGLVVAALRIFMELIKDSLDPNGILFAFGDMNFLYFASWFFLFCVILIVAVSFLSKAPAYDKVENMTYQTITEEEKKNNKVSYNWVDIAVSIVIVIIVAGVMIFFNGE, encoded by the coding sequence ATGCAAACATTAGATACTTTCGACTGGATTGCTATATCCATTTACTTTGCCATACTAGCCGGAATCGCCATTTGGGTGATCAGAAAAAAGAATTCTAATACAGAAGACTATTTTCTAGCAGGTAGAAATGTGGGCTGGTTTGTAGTAGGAGCTTCGATCTTCGCTTCCAATATTGGATCTGAACATGTGGTTGGACTTGCCGGAGCCGGAGCCGGGGATAAATTACCGATGCTTATTTATGAAATTCAAGCGTGGGTTGTCTTGATCTTGGGTTGGGTTTTCCTTCCATTCTATGCCCGTGCCGGGGTTTTTACAATGCCGGAATTTCTTGAAAAACGCTTTGATGCAAGATCAAGATGGGTACTTTCCATATTTTCTATTGCGGCCTATGTACTCACAAAAATCTCCGTAACAATATATGCCGGAGGTATTGTAGTATCAGCGCTTCTAGGAATTGACTTCTGGACCGGTGCTTTAGGAACTGTGATTTTAACTGGAATATATACCGTACTAGGAGGAATGCGTGCAGTAGTTTATACTGAAACACTTCAGGCAATTATCCTGGTTATTGGTGCGGCAGCTTTGACTTTTATCGGCCTTGATGAAGTAGGAGGTTGGGCAAGTATGACGGAAACCGTTGGTCCTGAATATCTTGATATGTGGAGACCAATGAGTGATCCCAACTTTCCATGGGCTCCGTTATTAATTGCAAGTACGATTACCGGTATCTGGTACTGGTGTACAGATCAATATATCGTTCAAAGAGCACTTACCGCAAGGAATATAAAAGAAGGACGTAGAGGTACTATCTTTGGAGCATTATTGAAATTATTACCTGTATTTTTATTCTTAATTCCTGGTATTATCGCGTTGACTCTTAAAATGAGAGGAGAACTACATTGGGACTCTCCAGATGAGGCATTCCCTGTATTGATGAGTAATTTACTTCCTTCAGGTTTACGCGGACTTGTTGCAGCAGGATTGCTGGCAGCCTTAATGAGTTCATTAGCATCTGTATTTAATTCCTGCTCAACCTTATTTACTGTTGATATTTATAAAAAACTGAGACCGAATACACCGGAGAAAAAACTGGTGCAAACTGGTCAAATCGCAACCGTATTTATTGTACTTATTGGTATCGCCTGGATTCCTATTATGGCCAATATTTCAGGAGTGTTGTACGAATACCTGCAAAGTGTTCAGTCTTATATCGCACCTCCAATAACAGCTGTATTTCTTTTAGGGATTTTCTCAAAAAGGATCAATGCAAAAGGAGCATTCGTTACACTAGTAACAGGATTGGTAGTCGCAGCACTAAGAATTTTCATGGAATTGATCAAAGATTCTTTAGACCCGAATGGAATTCTGTTTGCATTTGGAGATATGAACTTCCTGTATTTTGCATCCTGGTTCTTCCTTTTCTGTGTAATCCTTATAGTAGCAGTAAGCTTCTTATCTAAGGCACCTGCGTATGATAAAGTTGAGAATATGACCTACCAGACCATAACTGAAGAAGAAAAGAAAAATAATAAAGTAAGCTACAATTGGGTTGATATTGCGGTATCTATCGTAATTGTAATTATTGTAGCTGGAGTAATGATATTTTTTAACGGAGAATAA